The window GAGCTttcttaaaaaaaaagaaaaaaaaagcatgaATGATTTTGAAGTAAAAGGAACACGCTGAATATGGTTTTACTCGTCATCCTGTTCGACACCTTCCACTGCGCAGGATTCCATGAACTTGAGTTGCTCACGCAGACCAGAAGGAAGTTCAGAGTCACCTTGGCTCCCAGTTTCCCCAATAGCCTTATGAATGCTCTCCAAGCAGGAACTTCCTTGTGCCAGGGTTTCTTCCAAACGAGAGACGGAAGTGTGTGCTTCGCTCATTATTTCGTCATACTGGCCGTGAAGCTGAATGAGCCTAGTTTCATACTCCTTTTCTAGGGAGAGCTTGGATCTGGCGATTCCTATGGCATTGTTCAGATCCTTGATCTTTTCGAGATATtcctctttccttttcttcacttcaTCCTCGAGGCTGCCCCATACGTTGCCGTAATCCTTAAGAGAGTCGTATCCCACCATGATGGACTCACGAGACTTCTTACCCATTTTTAACTGCTCTTTGATATGCTCTTCATCTGCTCGCAGATTGGAAATACTAAAGGGAACAGCATGATCTGACTTGCTATCAAGATTCATCTTTAAGCACTCTAACTCATTCATGAGTTCCTGTACCTCCTGCGGGATTTTGGTTTGTAACATGGTTCTCCACCGGTTCAAGATTGTTGCAATCCGTGTACTCAAAGCAACTTTGTCCAATATCGGTGCAGCGATCCACTTCTGAATCTTCTTAAGGTCAGACTGAACATAGACCATCATATCTCTCAGACTAGGGTCAGCATACTGGGGCACCACAATCCTGCTACGTCCCTTATATTTGTTGAACTTCTTCGGCTCGGAATTGCGTTTAAGGCTGATGAATTCATCACCAACATTCTCCAAATAGCGTTTTATGGTCTGGTCCATACTGGACTTCAGTGTTGCGGCTTTGGACAAAGCCATCTCCAAGTCATGTTCTCCACCTGGAATGAGAAATGAGAAAAGTTCAGTGAGCGGGGCAGATTTTGCGTGCTTACATTATATGTCAGTACTACCAAAACAACAAACTTTGGTCTAGTTACCTGGACGATCCAAACGCGGTTTCTTCAGGGGGCTATCATGCTGTTGGTCTGCATGTTCAAGTGTCACATCCAGATGTTTGTCTTGAATGTTGAGGTTCTCCAAGCTACATTTCTCTGCTTCAGCTACACGGTGAGGGGAGGAACGTTTTTCTCCAACTGTCTGAAGAATGTTGGTCTCTTGGGGTGGTGACATTCCGCTGTCAGCGGATATAGGATCACGAGAGTCAGTAGTAACCACATCCTTCTTTATGCCGTGATCAGTTATGAGAGCATGGGAAATTCTGAGGAATCGAGCAGCCATCGCTTTGGATTTGTTTCTCTTTCCAGTAGGCAGTGTGTCAGACTGTTTGGCAGCTATTTGTTCTGTTCATAGATATACATGGTTGTAACAGGAGCAAGTTTAGAACATACAAAAGACAGTCATTTAATGCTAAGAAACAATTGTCATTACCTAATCCGGGCGAAGTCATATTTGTCTTGATATCTGAAACCTGAGGATTTTCTATCGATGAATGGACAGTGGCAGGCTCGAGTGAAGCTACAAAGGGGATACAATTTTTATGATCAGTACACTGCTCGACTTGCAATGTTTCAATAAAGAACAGTTAGTTTTCAGTGAAGAGGAATATCTTTTACATTCAGGGGccattttatttttcttgttacggcaACTAGCTCGAGTCCTCTTCTGTTTGGTGACGCCGCCGATGGTAGGCACacctgtattaaaaaaatgttatcACCTGAAAAGACAAGAGAACAGCAGCATGACATTAGTATGAACAATGAAATTCTGCAGTTACCTGAATTAGGGGCTGCCTTATTTCCTTCGTCACTAGTGGAGGCAAGATTCATCTTTGTTGAATTTTTCTTCTGGATCTTCAATGTACGTGAAATTGCTACAGCCAAATATTTTTTTGTTAGCTAGACTTAAAGAAAATGCTACAAGAGGAATATGTACCTGTGTTAGAAGGTATTTCAATCTCCCCTTTCTGGAGAGCAGATGATGGTTTTTGACCTGAACAGATCATATCAGCTTTAGTGAGGAAACCAAGTGCTGATGTACACCACGTCACATACTCAATAGAGCGCTTGGTTCGCCGTGACAAGGGCTGTAAATGAAGCTGATGACCGGTTGGAAAGTAGTAAGCCAGGTGTCGTTGCTGAAGGTGCTCAATTGTTTCCTCACGGGTGCCCTTCAAATAACTAGAAAACTGCAGAAGATATTCTCCATTGGGTCCTTCCATCAGGAAGTCAGGGACATCTTGATCACACCCATGCATCCGAGCAAAACGATGAGGGGAATATACCAAGTTGTGATGGAGTTGACATTGAGTATGTGTAACAGCACCCACACCACAACTGATTAGCATGTCGATAGTTGTAATACGGATAGTGCGGCGTCCACCATCTGTGGCTTCTCGTGCATCACTTATCAAAAATTCAGACTCTGACTGAGGGAAACGTATGCGAGATTTCCCCAAGAAAGATAAGGAAAGCAGAGATTTGCTATCTGCAGCTGAGTCAAGGAACGACTGATGGGCTTTGAACAGATCAATTGCTGTAGATGTGATCCTCCATGCGTCCGTCACGAACGGCGGGAGGTGAGTAATTTTTGGATTCACCGCTGGTTGTGAAGGTGTCATTTTCCAATAAGAGAACCAGCCCATAATAAAATGTGCAGGTAATGGCAGTTGGCACTCACTTGCTGACTTTGATCCGGCTATAATCTCTTGACAAACATTATCAAGACTTTGGTAAAGATAGGCCATGCTTGCCGTACCAATCGCAAGACGGATCCCTTGAGCAAGTCTAGCTGCAGCACAGAAGACCTCCGGCCGAATAAAGGACCCCATATTGATAGGAACACAGTATGTGCATAGCCAAGCTGCGATGAAGGCGGCACGGTATATTTCTCGTTCATATGTCTGCTTGTAAAAAATTACATGGTTGCCAAATCTAGCCGACCAGCGTTTCTGCAAAGACAACGTGCGAAACTCTAGATGAGAGAGCAAGGGATCTTCAGGATCAGCATAGAAATGACTTGGCACCCTTGCTTCAGTTTTGCCAACAGCTCCGAGATCTTCTCCTACAATGATATATGCCGTCCAGGTTAAGACACTATGGTCGAATAGAAGTATATGTaaaaatatatatattattttCACACCTATAAAATAATCCAACCAATTTTGAAGAGTGACTTTACAAGAGCTTCCATTCTGATGCAACACCCAGATATCAGCATAGGCTGAGTGAAGGACTTTTACAATCTCTGAAACTTCAGACGGCAATGGGAAATATTCCTCATAAAGGTGCCCAGAAATTGGAATGCCCATAGCATCATACATAGCTATAAGGGGATAGCCCATCTCCCCTTGAGAAGTAATCAAGGTATGTCCGTCAGTGTTCCAAAATGTAAGAAAGGCAGCAAGTAGTGAAGGATTGATCGGAACATGATAAAGAGATGCCAATACACCACGGAAGATATCAGCCTT is drawn from Triticum dicoccoides isolate Atlit2015 ecotype Zavitan chromosome 6B, WEW_v2.0, whole genome shotgun sequence and contains these coding sequences:
- the LOC119325587 gene encoding uncharacterized protein LOC119325587, which gives rise to MSDKRTKSTTEGRSLAQREKQKARQGRASSQTETSHISDGGTDIDKSAGDDGEGVIWEESHEVYNDDALKLLDVDKDIEDDDIEPYITEAANLLGFERTHRLKIQAVPLDKCKVPTPPQQLTNKVLRFEGFQYKNELVTADQDTTFVVLEPISKEAPSIIINTLAQEFIRNPAKQWHNDSSLQLCTAIPYNHKLLLWARMMLISEEDKEMLLKADIFRGVLASLYHVPINPSLLAAFLTFWNTDGHTLITSQGEMGYPLIAMYDAMGIPISGHLYEEYFPLPSEVSEIVKVLHSAYADIWVLHQNGSSCKVTLQNWLDYFIGEDLGAVGKTEARVPSHFYADPEDPLLSHLEFRTLSLQKRWSARFGNHVIFYKQTYEREIYRAAFIAAWLCTYCVPINMGSFIRPEVFCAAARLAQGIRLAIGTASMAYLYQSLDNVCQEIIAGSKSASECQLPLPAHFIMGWFSYWKMTPSQPAVNPKITHLPPFVTDAWRITSTAIDLFKAHQSFLDSAADSKSLLSLSFLGKSRIRFPQSESEFLISDAREATDGGRRTIRITTIDMLISCGVGAVTHTQCQLHHNLVYSPHRFARMHGCDQDVPDFLMEGPNGEYLLQFSSYLKGTREETIEHLQQRHLAYYFPTGHQLHLQPLSRRTKRSIEYVTWCTSALGFLTKADMICSGQKPSSALQKGEIEIPSNTAISRTLKIQKKNSTKMNLASTSDEGNKAAPNSGVPTIGGVTKQKRTRASCRNKKNKMAPESSLEPATVHSSIENPQVSDIKTNMTSPGLEQIAAKQSDTLPTGKRNKSKAMAARFLRISHALITDHGIKKDVVTTDSRDPISADSGMSPPQETNILQTVGEKRSSPHRVAEAEKCSLENLNIQDKHLDVTLEHADQQHDSPLKKPRLDRPGGEHDLEMALSKAATLKSSMDQTIKRYLENVGDEFISLKRNSEPKKFNKYKGRSRIVVPQYADPSLRDMMVYVQSDLKKIQKWIAAPILDKVALSTRIATILNRWRTMLQTKIPQEVQELMNELECLKMNLDSKSDHAVPFSISNLRADEEHIKEQLKMGKKSRESIMVGYDSLKDYGNVWGSLEDEVKKRKEEYLEKIKDLNNAIGIARSKLSLEKEYETRLIQLHGQYDEIMSEAHTSVSRLEETLAQGSSCLESIHKAIGETGSQGDSELPSGLREQLKFMESCAVEGVEQDDE